A genomic segment from Micromonospora echinaurantiaca encodes:
- a CDS encoding DNA polymerase III subunit beta family protein, translated as MRSIGELARASGLTVSALRFYDSAGVLVPARVDPVTGYRWYTDDQVAPARLVAGLRRVGMPVPEIARAVRAEPAEVHRLLDAHLRRLEDGLADARRELSRIRALVDPGERPMFTRLGLSRADLAAAVDAVRFAVGADPELPVLAGVLFDIGPDGVRLAATDRHRLAVTRVGGRPDGPPVRALAPVGFVDEVRALLDTAADSTAEAWLTVAGDTIAVSVAGRGVEATALPDEFPDYAPLLRPLADGSPAYRLTVDVAALRAALTSPDAPVVARGHDGIELSVTVLGLDEQGGLRLLGADELTDDPDVFRIGVNGGYLLDALDAGGRGELVLELDDPIAPLAVRRPDDADSFSILMPIRL; from the coding sequence CTGCGCAGCATCGGCGAGCTGGCCCGGGCCAGCGGCCTGACGGTGAGCGCCCTGCGGTTCTACGACTCGGCCGGGGTGCTGGTCCCGGCGCGGGTCGACCCGGTCACCGGGTACCGCTGGTACACCGACGACCAGGTGGCGCCGGCCCGGCTGGTGGCCGGGCTGCGCCGGGTCGGGATGCCGGTGCCCGAGATCGCGCGGGCGGTGCGGGCCGAACCGGCCGAGGTGCACCGGCTGCTGGACGCGCACCTGCGCCGGCTGGAGGACGGGCTCGCCGACGCCCGCCGCGAACTCTCCCGGATCCGTGCCCTAGTCGATCCCGGGGAGCGGCCGATGTTCACCCGCCTCGGGCTGTCCCGCGCCGACCTGGCCGCCGCCGTGGACGCCGTCCGCTTCGCGGTCGGTGCCGACCCCGAGCTGCCGGTGCTGGCCGGCGTGCTGTTCGACATCGGCCCGGACGGGGTCCGGCTGGCCGCCACCGACCGGCACCGGCTGGCCGTGACCCGGGTCGGTGGCCGGCCGGACGGCCCGCCGGTACGCGCGCTCGCCCCGGTCGGCTTCGTCGACGAGGTTCGCGCCCTGCTCGACACCGCCGCGGACAGCACCGCCGAGGCGTGGCTCACCGTGGCCGGCGACACCATCGCCGTCTCGGTGGCCGGGCGCGGCGTCGAGGCCACCGCCCTGCCGGACGAGTTCCCGGACTACGCCCCCCTGCTGCGGCCACTGGCCGACGGGTCGCCGGCGTACCGGCTGACGGTCGACGTGGCCGCCCTGCGGGCCGCGCTGACCAGCCCGGACGCCCCGGTCGTGGCGCGCGGACACGACGGGATCGAGCTGTCCGTGACGGTGCTCGGCCTGGACGAGCAGGGCGGGCTGCGGCTGCTCGGTGCGGACGAGCTGACCGACGACCCGGACGTGTTCCGGATCGGGGTCAACGGCGGCTACCTCCTCGACGCGCTGGACGCCGGCGGCCGGGGTGAGCTGGTGCTGGAGCTGGACGACCCGATCGCCCCGCTGGCCGTACGCCGGCCGGACGACGCGGACTCGTTCTCCATCCTGATGCCGATCCGGCTCTGA
- a CDS encoding saccharopine dehydrogenase family protein, translating to MGEGRERREHDVVLVGATGFTGGLTAEYLARHAPAGLRWALAGRNPGKLAAVRERLAAINPALASLPLLTADVTDPESLRAVAESARVVASTVGPYVHHGEPLVAACAQAGTDYLDITGEPEFVDTMYLRHHAEAVRTGARLVHACGFDSIPHDLGVWYTVKHLPADGPITVDGYVRAGGRFSAGTYHSALTAFSRTAQASRAARQRRAVEPRPADRRVRAVPGRLARSAELRVWSVPLPTIDPQVVRRSAAARPEYGPDFRYRHFAAVKRLPTVLAGAAGLAAVVALVKLPPTRRWLFGRLASGQGPTPQQRAKSWFRVRFVGTGGGRQVLTEVAGGDPGYDETAKMLAESALCLALDDLPPAAGQLTPVAAMGDALLDRLTRAGLTFRVLDGPAAAAA from the coding sequence GTGGGTGAGGGGCGGGAGCGGCGGGAACATGACGTGGTGCTGGTCGGGGCTACCGGGTTCACCGGGGGGTTGACCGCGGAGTATCTGGCGCGGCACGCGCCGGCGGGGCTGCGGTGGGCGCTGGCCGGGCGGAACCCGGGCAAGCTGGCGGCGGTCCGCGAGCGGCTCGCCGCCATAAACCCGGCGTTGGCCAGCCTGCCGCTGCTCACCGCCGACGTCACCGACCCGGAGTCGCTGCGCGCGGTGGCGGAGAGCGCCCGGGTGGTGGCCAGCACGGTCGGCCCGTACGTGCACCACGGCGAGCCGCTCGTCGCCGCCTGCGCCCAGGCCGGCACCGACTACCTGGACATCACCGGCGAACCCGAGTTCGTCGACACCATGTACCTGCGCCACCACGCCGAGGCGGTACGCACCGGAGCCCGGCTGGTGCACGCCTGCGGGTTCGACTCGATCCCGCACGACCTGGGCGTCTGGTACACGGTCAAGCACCTGCCGGCGGACGGCCCGATCACCGTGGACGGCTACGTCCGGGCCGGCGGCCGGTTCTCCGCCGGCACCTACCACTCGGCGCTCACCGCGTTCTCCCGTACCGCCCAGGCGTCCCGGGCGGCCCGGCAGCGGCGGGCGGTCGAACCGCGCCCGGCCGACCGCCGGGTCCGCGCGGTGCCCGGCCGGCTCGCCCGCTCCGCCGAGCTGCGGGTCTGGTCCGTGCCGCTGCCCACCATCGACCCGCAGGTGGTCCGCCGCTCGGCCGCGGCCCGACCGGAGTACGGCCCGGACTTCCGCTACCGGCACTTCGCCGCGGTGAAGCGGCTGCCCACCGTGCTGGCCGGCGCGGCCGGGCTGGCCGCCGTGGTCGCCCTGGTGAAGCTGCCACCGACCCGGCGCTGGCTGTTCGGCCGGCTCGCCTCCGGGCAGGGGCCGACGCCGCAGCAGCGGGCGAAGTCCTGGTTCCGGGTCCGGTTCGTCGGCACCGGCGGCGGCCGGCAGGTGTTGACCGAGGTGGCCGGCGGCGACCCGGGCTACGACGAGACGGCCAAGATGCTCGCCGAGTCGGCGCTCTGCCTGGCGCTGGACGACCTGCCGCCGGCCGCCGGCCAGCTCACCCCGGTCGCCGCGATGGGCGACGCGCTGCTGGACCGGCTGACCCGGGCCGGGCTGACCTTCCGGGTGCTGGACGGCCCCGCCGCCGCGGCGGCTTGA
- a CDS encoding zinc-binding dehydrogenase: MRALCWMGAGELAVRQVPDPELRNGHDAIVRVRRSAACAADLALLAGRGPAVGEVLGHEFVGEVVEVGPEVRRHRAGDRVVVCSSVSCGSCWYCRRELHSCCDNGSTDPAAGEAAWGHPVAGCFGQPRSQGGFAGSHAEYVRVPYADVGAFAVPEPVSDDRALFASDAAPAGWMGADLGGVRPGDVVAVWGAGAVGQVAARAARLLGAERVVVVDRHPDRLRAAERHAGAETLDYRRVDVAAELRERSGGRGPDVCVDAVGTPAATRSLGDRLTGAAPRPAAVREAVHACRKGGSVVVLGAHPGVVDTFPLGAVTAKGLTVRGARQHGPRYIPMLLDRMARDELRTEYLATHHLPLDRAPEAYTLLRTRAEGCLRPVLHPTP, from the coding sequence ATGAGGGCCCTCTGCTGGATGGGCGCCGGTGAGCTGGCGGTACGGCAGGTGCCCGACCCGGAGCTGCGCAACGGCCACGACGCCATCGTCCGAGTGCGGCGCAGCGCCGCCTGCGCCGCCGACCTGGCACTGCTCGCCGGGCGGGGGCCGGCCGTCGGCGAGGTGCTCGGCCACGAGTTCGTCGGCGAGGTGGTCGAGGTCGGTCCGGAGGTGCGCCGGCACCGGGCCGGCGACCGGGTGGTGGTCTGCTCCTCGGTCTCCTGCGGCAGTTGCTGGTACTGCCGCCGCGAGCTGCACTCCTGCTGCGACAACGGCAGCACCGACCCGGCGGCGGGCGAGGCGGCCTGGGGCCACCCGGTCGCTGGCTGCTTCGGTCAGCCCCGGTCCCAGGGCGGGTTCGCCGGCAGCCACGCCGAGTACGTCCGGGTGCCGTACGCCGACGTCGGGGCGTTCGCCGTACCGGAGCCGGTCAGCGACGACCGGGCGCTGTTCGCCTCGGACGCCGCGCCGGCCGGCTGGATGGGCGCCGACCTGGGCGGGGTCCGCCCCGGCGACGTGGTGGCGGTCTGGGGCGCCGGCGCGGTCGGCCAGGTCGCCGCGCGGGCGGCGCGGCTGCTCGGCGCGGAGCGGGTGGTGGTGGTCGACCGGCACCCCGACCGGCTGCGCGCGGCCGAGCGGCACGCGGGTGCCGAGACGCTCGACTACCGCCGCGTCGACGTCGCCGCCGAGCTGCGGGAACGCAGTGGCGGCCGGGGACCGGACGTGTGCGTCGACGCGGTCGGCACGCCCGCCGCGACCCGTTCGCTGGGTGACCGCCTCACCGGCGCGGCACCCCGCCCGGCGGCCGTCCGGGAGGCGGTGCACGCCTGCCGCAAGGGCGGCAGCGTCGTGGTGCTCGGGGCGCACCCGGGCGTGGTCGACACGTTCCCGCTCGGCGCGGTGACCGCCAAGGGGTTGACCGTCCGCGGCGCCCGGCAGCACGGGCCGCGCTACATCCCGATGCTGCTGGACCGGATGGCCCGCGACGAGCTGCGCACCGAGTACCTCGCCACCCACCACCTCCCCCTGGACCGCGCCCCCGAGGCCTACACCCTGCTGCGCACCCGCGCCGAAGGCTGCCTCCGCCCCGTCCTCCACCCCACCCCCTAG
- a CDS encoding helix-turn-helix transcriptional regulator, with amino-acid sequence MNPFRPGNRAPQDRGSGRVRGGGGRMPEEQNRTVVTAAVRGPAGTPLLASRLRPPALPDPVLLRPRLLDALDRGTGGPVTLVSAPAGWGKTTLLASWCRAAGAAGPDRAEGGPVTAAAEGARETVPAGAPPGDFGAAGDAPPDGEPLRAAWVSVETGDDGDRFWSYLAAALRAATGPAGDAPEPPVPDRPPRPDQLELLAAALAARERPVLLVVDDLHRITDPAALTGLEFLLRHAGERLRLVVGARAGLPLAVHRWRLAGELTELGPDELAFTGDEVADLLTAHGVVLPVAGVRRLRERTGGWPAALRFAALALRGQPDPARWVEQFGGDQPDIAGYLREEVLAGLEPEAQDVLRRTAVADAVCAGLADALTGRADTEPTLAALAGAGGPLRRDDSRPPWYRCHPLLADLLHAELARLPADELRDLHRRAAGWYADNGRPADALRHALAAGEWGPATDLFITRWPELAPYDRDTPAGPPPAVPPTEAVARDPELALACAAERAHAGDAAAAAERLRLAAEHAPTLPAPRRERFLRLVAALELTLARLAGDHREVRAAAVRLLATRTHAGMPGAAPRGDTGEDADVRAVGETAVGLVDLAEGDLRAAATGFGRALAAAREAGRPRTELVCASRSALLHAARGELRAAEDAARAALALPPCQGWACRLDCGHGYLALALVALHRDQPEEAEANLGLAAPAATGEPTVAALAALCQGYLRRDAGDPAGGLRLLVEARERLADRPRAVELTHWLLAAEADLRAGRGDLDTARELLTDRVRERAEPALAVALARVELCADDFRAAGHLLPDWRAPEATEWALPVRLDAAVLDAVLARRAGDERRAGRLLEAALDLAGPDGYRRVFTRAEPGVRDLLAAHLDAGTAHWPTVSDLVRGADEPAGRAATEPAATALDEPLTERELTILRYLQSILSNVEIASELSLSVNTVKTHVRNIYRKLDATRRREAVRRARELRLI; translated from the coding sequence GTGAACCCGTTTCGGCCGGGTAACCGGGCGCCGCAGGACCGGGGGAGTGGACGCGTCCGTGGGGGTGGGGGCCGGATGCCGGAGGAGCAGAACCGAACCGTGGTCACGGCGGCGGTGCGGGGCCCGGCCGGCACACCCCTGCTGGCGTCCCGGTTGCGTCCGCCCGCGCTGCCCGATCCGGTGCTGCTGCGCCCCCGGCTGCTGGACGCCCTGGACCGGGGGACCGGCGGCCCGGTCACCCTGGTCTCCGCGCCGGCCGGCTGGGGCAAGACCACCCTGCTCGCCTCATGGTGCCGGGCGGCCGGTGCCGCCGGGCCGGACCGGGCGGAGGGTGGCCCGGTGACCGCGGCTGCCGAGGGGGCCCGCGAGACCGTGCCGGCGGGCGCGCCGCCGGGGGACTTCGGCGCGGCCGGCGACGCTCCACCGGACGGCGAACCGCTCCGGGCGGCCTGGGTGTCGGTGGAGACCGGCGACGACGGCGACCGGTTCTGGTCCTACCTGGCGGCGGCGCTGCGCGCGGCCACCGGGCCGGCCGGGGACGCGCCGGAGCCCCCGGTGCCCGACCGGCCACCCCGCCCCGACCAGCTGGAACTGCTGGCCGCGGCGCTCGCCGCCCGGGAGCGGCCGGTGCTGCTGGTGGTGGACGACCTGCACCGGATCACCGACCCGGCCGCGCTGACCGGGCTGGAGTTCCTGCTCCGCCACGCCGGCGAGCGGCTGCGCCTGGTGGTCGGCGCGCGGGCCGGGCTGCCACTGGCCGTGCACCGGTGGCGGCTGGCCGGGGAACTGACCGAGCTCGGCCCGGACGAGCTGGCCTTCACCGGTGACGAAGTGGCCGACCTGCTCACCGCGCACGGGGTGGTGCTGCCGGTGGCCGGGGTGCGCCGGCTGCGGGAGCGGACCGGGGGCTGGCCGGCGGCGCTCCGGTTCGCCGCGCTGGCGTTGCGCGGGCAGCCGGACCCGGCGCGCTGGGTGGAGCAGTTCGGCGGCGACCAGCCGGACATCGCCGGCTACCTGCGCGAGGAGGTGCTCGCCGGGCTGGAACCCGAGGCGCAGGACGTGCTGCGGCGCACCGCCGTCGCGGACGCGGTCTGCGCCGGGTTGGCCGACGCACTCACCGGCCGGGCGGACACCGAGCCGACGCTGGCCGCGCTGGCCGGCGCCGGCGGGCCGCTGCGCCGCGACGACAGCCGCCCGCCCTGGTACCGCTGCCACCCGCTGCTCGCCGATCTGCTGCACGCCGAGCTGGCCCGGCTGCCCGCCGACGAGCTGCGCGACCTGCACCGGCGGGCGGCCGGCTGGTACGCCGACAACGGCCGGCCGGCCGACGCGCTGCGACACGCCCTCGCCGCCGGCGAGTGGGGCCCGGCCACCGACCTGTTCATCACCCGCTGGCCGGAGCTGGCCCCGTACGACCGGGACACCCCGGCCGGGCCGCCGCCCGCCGTCCCGCCGACCGAGGCGGTGGCCCGCGACCCGGAACTGGCGCTGGCCTGCGCCGCGGAGCGGGCGCACGCCGGGGACGCGGCGGCCGCCGCGGAGCGACTACGGCTCGCCGCCGAGCACGCCCCGACGCTGCCCGCCCCGCGCCGGGAGCGGTTCCTGCGCCTGGTCGCCGCGCTGGAACTCACCCTGGCCCGGCTGGCTGGCGACCACCGGGAGGTACGCGCCGCCGCAGTTCGCCTGCTCGCCACCCGGACGCACGCCGGGATGCCCGGCGCCGCGCCCCGGGGCGACACCGGCGAGGACGCCGACGTGCGGGCGGTGGGGGAGACCGCCGTCGGCCTGGTCGACCTGGCCGAGGGGGACCTACGGGCGGCCGCCACCGGCTTCGGTCGGGCGCTCGCGGCGGCCCGCGAGGCGGGGCGGCCGCGCACCGAGCTGGTCTGTGCCAGCCGGTCCGCGCTGCTGCACGCGGCCCGGGGCGAGCTGCGGGCGGCGGAGGACGCCGCCCGGGCGGCGCTGGCCCTGCCGCCCTGCCAGGGTTGGGCCTGCCGGCTGGACTGCGGCCACGGCTACCTGGCGCTGGCGCTGGTGGCGCTGCACCGCGACCAGCCCGAGGAGGCGGAGGCCAACCTGGGGCTGGCCGCGCCGGCCGCCACCGGCGAGCCGACTGTGGCGGCGCTGGCGGCGCTGTGCCAGGGGTACCTGCGGCGGGACGCCGGTGACCCGGCCGGCGGGCTGCGACTGCTGGTCGAGGCGCGGGAGCGGCTGGCCGACCGGCCCCGGGCCGTCGAGTTGACGCACTGGCTGCTGGCCGCCGAGGCCGACCTGCGCGCCGGTCGGGGCGACCTGGACACCGCCCGCGAGCTGCTCACCGACCGGGTGCGCGAGCGGGCCGAGCCGGCGCTGGCGGTGGCGCTGGCCCGGGTGGAGCTGTGCGCCGACGACTTCCGCGCCGCCGGGCACCTGCTACCGGACTGGCGGGCCCCGGAGGCGACCGAGTGGGCACTGCCGGTACGCCTGGACGCCGCCGTGCTCGACGCGGTGCTGGCCCGGCGGGCGGGGGACGAGCGGCGGGCCGGCCGGCTGCTGGAGGCGGCGCTCGACCTGGCCGGGCCGGACGGGTACCGGCGGGTGTTCACCCGCGCCGAGCCGGGGGTGCGGGACCTGCTCGCCGCGCACCTCGATGCCGGCACCGCGCACTGGCCGACGGTCAGCGACCTGGTCCGGGGCGCCGACGAGCCGGCCGGGCGGGCGGCGACGGAGCCGGCCGCGACGGCGCTGGACGAGCCGCTCACCGAGCGGGAGCTGACGATCCTGCGGTACCTGCAGAGCATCCTGTCCAACGTGGAGATCGCCAGCGAGCTGTCGCTGTCGGTCAACACGGTGAAGACGCACGTCCGCAACATCTACCGCAAGCTTGACGCGACCCGCCGCCGCGAGGCCGTCCGCCGCGCCCGCGAACTCCGCCTCATTTGA
- a CDS encoding DsbA family protein, with product MTTPLQVTARLRTPVTEHDHVRGPVDAPVTIVEYADFQCRFCGAAHRNLTELLRQRADTVRLVYRHFPIANLHPYAESAAEATEAADRQGRFWAMHDWLYEHQDQLDPVHLSLGIEQLGLPIDEVRAEVDRQAHGDRVRRDFVSGIRSGVNATPTLFINEVRHDDAYDLADLLTAVDAAANP from the coding sequence ATGACCACGCCACTTCAGGTCACCGCCCGGCTGCGCACCCCGGTGACCGAGCACGACCACGTCCGCGGGCCGGTGGACGCGCCGGTGACCATCGTCGAGTACGCCGACTTCCAGTGCCGGTTCTGCGGAGCCGCGCACCGGAACCTGACCGAGTTGCTCCGCCAGCGGGCGGACACGGTGCGGCTGGTGTACCGGCACTTCCCGATCGCCAACCTGCACCCGTACGCGGAGAGCGCGGCGGAGGCCACCGAGGCGGCCGACCGGCAGGGACGGTTCTGGGCCATGCACGACTGGCTGTACGAGCACCAGGACCAGCTCGACCCGGTGCACCTCTCGCTCGGCATCGAGCAGCTCGGCCTGCCGATCGACGAGGTGCGCGCCGAGGTGGACCGGCAGGCGCACGGCGACCGGGTGCGGCGGGACTTCGTCAGCGGCATCCGCAGCGGGGTCAACGCCACACCCACCCTCTTCATCAACGAGGTCCGCCACGACGACGCCTACGACCTGGCCGACCTCCTCACGGCGGTGGACGCCGCCGCCAATCCCTGA
- a CDS encoding BON domain-containing protein — protein MAITTITRTDQDIQSAVLDELTWEPRVQPHEIGVTVSEGVVTLTGRVDSYAKKWAAERATHRVARVRAVANDLAVQLSTGAERADPDLAAAAGHALEWDAFVPLEQLDVTVSNGWVTLHGEVEWEYQRRAAERAVARLTGVRGVSNGITVRPDVRPDGHLLAERIVDALARNRATEAERITVRVHGDTVLLGGLVHSMPERAEVERIVWSAPGIREVQNHIAVAPVLG, from the coding sequence ATGGCGATCACCACGATCACCCGTACCGACCAGGACATCCAGTCCGCCGTCCTCGACGAGTTGACCTGGGAGCCCCGGGTGCAGCCGCACGAGATCGGGGTGACCGTCTCCGAGGGCGTGGTCACCCTCACCGGCCGGGTGGACAGCTACGCCAAGAAGTGGGCCGCCGAGCGGGCGACCCACCGGGTGGCCCGGGTCCGCGCGGTCGCCAACGACCTGGCCGTACAGCTGAGCACCGGCGCCGAGCGGGCCGACCCGGACCTCGCCGCGGCGGCCGGCCACGCCCTCGAATGGGACGCCTTCGTGCCGCTCGAACAGCTCGACGTCACCGTCTCCAACGGCTGGGTGACCCTGCACGGCGAGGTGGAGTGGGAGTACCAGCGCCGGGCCGCGGAACGGGCGGTTGCCCGGCTCACCGGCGTACGCGGGGTGAGCAACGGGATCACCGTCCGCCCCGACGTACGGCCGGACGGGCACCTGCTGGCCGAGCGGATCGTCGACGCGCTGGCCCGCAACCGGGCGACCGAGGCGGAACGGATCACGGTGCGGGTGCACGGCGACACGGTGCTGCTCGGCGGGCTGGTCCACTCGATGCCCGAACGCGCCGAGGTGGAGCGGATCGTCTGGTCCGCGCCGGGCATCCGGGAGGTGCAGAACCACATAGCGGTGGCTCCCGTGCTCGGCTGA
- a CDS encoding maleylpyruvate isomerase N-terminal domain-containing protein has protein sequence MSPIRTAYLTAARSALDLLADPAVAVRWDESSALAEFGVGGLAGHLAGQLFQVSAVLAEPVPPGEPVGLLDHYAPARWIGTSLDDEINVGIRRAGDEVAADGPAALVDRATATLRELAEALPAQPVDRVVHLARGPWSLTLDDYLTTRLMEIAVHSDDLAVSVGVPTPDLPAEVLDPVLSLLARLAVRRHGQPAVLRALSRAERAPADITAF, from the coding sequence GTGAGTCCGATCAGGACGGCCTACCTGACCGCCGCGCGCTCGGCGCTCGACCTGCTCGCCGACCCGGCCGTGGCGGTCCGGTGGGACGAGTCCAGCGCGTTGGCCGAGTTCGGCGTCGGCGGGCTGGCCGGCCATCTCGCCGGGCAGCTGTTCCAGGTCTCGGCCGTGCTGGCCGAACCGGTCCCGCCCGGCGAGCCGGTCGGGCTGCTCGACCACTACGCGCCGGCCCGGTGGATCGGGACGTCGCTGGACGACGAGATCAACGTCGGCATCCGCCGGGCCGGTGACGAGGTGGCGGCGGACGGGCCGGCGGCGCTGGTCGACCGGGCCACCGCCACGCTGCGCGAGCTGGCCGAGGCGCTGCCGGCGCAGCCGGTGGACCGGGTGGTGCACCTGGCGCGGGGGCCCTGGTCGCTCACCCTGGACGACTACCTCACCACCCGGCTGATGGAGATCGCTGTGCACTCCGACGACCTCGCGGTCAGCGTCGGCGTACCCACTCCGGACCTGCCCGCCGAGGTGCTCGACCCGGTGCTCTCGCTGCTGGCCCGACTCGCCGTACGCCGGCACGGGCAGCCGGCGGTGCTGCGGGCGCTCAGCCGGGCCGAGCGCGCCCCGGCCGACATCACCGCCTTCTGA
- a CDS encoding STAS domain-containing protein, which yields MSLSIVKSVLSGGVIEIAPRGEIDVDTAYEVREAIAEVLAKGRPTRIELNMRLVTFIDSVGISAMVAGFQTAEVSGVKLVVTEPSRFVHRQLWVTGLLGLFGAPEPYYAGAPAPEVLPGA from the coding sequence GTGAGCCTGTCGATCGTGAAGTCGGTTCTGTCCGGTGGTGTCATCGAGATCGCCCCGCGGGGCGAGATCGACGTCGACACCGCGTACGAGGTGCGCGAGGCGATCGCCGAGGTGCTGGCCAAGGGCCGCCCGACCCGGATCGAGCTCAACATGCGCCTGGTCACCTTCATCGACTCGGTCGGCATCAGCGCCATGGTCGCCGGCTTCCAGACCGCGGAGGTCAGCGGCGTCAAGCTGGTCGTCACCGAGCCCAGCCGGTTCGTGCACCGCCAGCTCTGGGTCACCGGCCTGCTCGGTCTGTTCGGCGCCCCCGAGCCCTACTACGCCGGCGCGCCCGCTCCGGAGGTCCTCCCCGGCGCCTGA
- the surE gene encoding 5'/3'-nucleotidase SurE, translated as MTLRVLVTNDDGIAAPGIQALARAAVDRGLDVVVAAPLEEASGTSASMSAVEREGHVVVHDHPLPELPGVPAFGVGGSPGFIALIAVHGAFGPPPSVVLSGINRGANAGRAVLHSGTVGAAFTAAANGCRAMAVSLDVLSAGEATAASGGAAVAAAARVRDAERHWATAALVALDLLPRLTAGPVESVLNVNAPDLPPARLRGVRRGSLASFGQVQMTVAESGHGYVRTSLEEPGQSVQPGTDLALLAEGYASVTAIRAVTEVTDIDLSGLGAPAGPGD; from the coding sequence ATGACGCTGCGGGTGCTGGTGACCAACGACGACGGGATCGCCGCGCCCGGCATCCAGGCGCTGGCCCGGGCAGCGGTGGACCGGGGGCTGGACGTGGTGGTCGCCGCCCCGCTGGAGGAGGCGAGCGGCACCAGCGCCTCGATGAGCGCGGTGGAACGCGAGGGCCACGTGGTGGTCCACGACCATCCGTTGCCGGAACTGCCCGGGGTGCCCGCCTTCGGAGTCGGCGGCTCCCCCGGCTTCATCGCGCTGATCGCCGTGCACGGCGCGTTCGGCCCGCCGCCGTCGGTGGTGCTCTCCGGCATCAACCGGGGCGCCAACGCCGGCCGCGCGGTGCTGCACTCCGGCACCGTCGGCGCCGCCTTCACCGCCGCGGCGAACGGTTGCCGGGCGATGGCCGTCTCGCTGGACGTGCTCTCCGCCGGGGAGGCGACCGCCGCCAGCGGCGGCGCGGCCGTGGCCGCCGCCGCCCGGGTACGCGACGCCGAGCGGCACTGGGCGACCGCCGCCCTGGTCGCCCTCGACCTGCTTCCCCGGCTGACCGCCGGGCCGGTGGAGAGCGTGCTCAACGTGAACGCGCCGGACCTGCCGCCCGCCCGGCTGCGCGGGGTGCGGCGCGGCTCGCTGGCCAGCTTCGGTCAGGTGCAGATGACGGTGGCCGAGTCCGGCCACGGGTACGTGCGGACCTCGCTGGAGGAGCCGGGACAGTCGGTCCAGCCCGGCACCGACCTGGCGCTGCTCGCCGAGGGGTACGCCTCGGTGACAGCGATCCGCGCGGTCACCGAAGTGACCGACATAGACCTCTCCGGGCTCGGCGCACCGGCCGGACCGGGGGACTGA
- a CDS encoding 1-phosphofructokinase family hexose kinase — MNEHVMVFAPTPRLTVTVDQPSDQPELHLHPGGQGVWQARMVMSLGVEVVLCTALGGEIGQVLEPLLVSEGVDLKVVIRESGSGGYVHDRREGARREIVDVPGQPLSRHELDELYNLALGEGLRAPVSVLSGPNEPSLVPAELYRRFAADLGANGTRVVVDLSGEHLAAVLDSGVFFLKVSHEELIADGRAAGEDEEQLTRAMYDLHAGGAENVVVSRADQPALALVDGEVFEVEMPRLQAADPRGAGDSMTAGVAAVVARGGDVRTAIRTGAAAGALNVTRHGLGTGRLDSVTGLVDRVRLVPAGSRPQERTTPDELAERAAER; from the coding sequence ATGAACGAACACGTGATGGTCTTCGCGCCCACCCCGCGACTGACGGTGACCGTGGACCAGCCGAGCGACCAGCCGGAGCTGCACCTGCACCCGGGCGGGCAGGGCGTCTGGCAGGCCCGCATGGTCATGTCGCTCGGCGTGGAGGTGGTGCTCTGCACCGCGCTGGGCGGCGAGATCGGCCAGGTGCTGGAGCCGCTGCTGGTCAGCGAGGGGGTGGACCTCAAGGTGGTGATCCGCGAGTCGGGCAGCGGCGGCTACGTGCACGACCGCCGGGAGGGTGCCCGCCGGGAGATCGTGGACGTGCCCGGGCAGCCGTTGAGCCGCCACGAGTTGGACGAGCTCTACAACCTGGCGCTCGGCGAGGGGCTGCGCGCGCCGGTGAGCGTGCTGAGCGGGCCGAACGAGCCGTCGCTGGTGCCGGCCGAGCTCTACCGGCGCTTCGCGGCCGACCTCGGCGCCAACGGTACCCGGGTGGTGGTCGACCTGTCCGGGGAGCACCTCGCCGCGGTGCTGGACAGCGGCGTGTTCTTCCTCAAGGTCAGCCACGAGGAGCTGATCGCCGACGGGCGGGCCGCCGGCGAGGACGAGGAGCAGCTCACCCGGGCGATGTACGACCTGCACGCCGGCGGCGCCGAGAACGTGGTGGTGAGCCGGGCCGACCAACCCGCGCTCGCCCTGGTCGACGGCGAGGTGTTCGAGGTGGAGATGCCCCGGCTGCAGGCCGCCGACCCGCGCGGCGCGGGCGACTCGATGACCGCCGGGGTGGCCGCCGTGGTGGCCCGGGGCGGCGACGTGCGCACCGCGATCCGTACCGGGGCGGCGGCCGGCGCGCTGAACGTCACCCGCCACGGCCTGGGCACCGGCCGACTGGACTCGGTCACCGGCCTGGTCGACCGGGTGCGGCTGGTGCCGGCCGGCAGCCGCCCGCAGGAGCGGACCACCCCGGACGAGCTGGCCGAACGGGCGGCCGAACGATGA